GAGGCTCTGATTCATGGCTATCAGAAATTATAAACAACCAGACCGCCTGAGAGCAGATAAAGTGTCAAATCCACAGCAGCTTCCGATCCACAGGTACAAAGTCAACATGTCCGAACCTCCAgtgcttgttttgtttggttttgcaagacagggattctctgtgtaaccttggctgttcCGCAACTTACTATATAgaacaggctgtccttgaactcagagatcagcctgtctctgcctcccaagccctgggattaaaggcctgtgccaccatttCATTAGGTGAAGTAAGGCATGCACCAAAAGGCACCTCCTTTAGACTTACATCTCTATGGCATTCGGAAAGGGCAAACCTGATGAACAGACACTCCTTCATGCCCCATCACAGCCCCGCCCACTCCCATTTGCCCCTCCCCTGCATCTCACACCAGTGATGGGGATTAAGCTctggcaaatgttctaccactgaactacagctattttatattttgaagcaGTGTCCTCCTGCTTTAGACCCTTGAGtttctgggactacaggcatgatCTACCATACCAATCTAAAACACTAAAACATTTAATAAGAAACAGCACTGTCATTTTCATCCTAGGAACACCCAATTGCAAGACACCTAAGTGatagcattttctatttttttttctcctttttctagcTCATCTTTAGTGTGTTAATGGTATTATATagccagcttttaaaaaaaaaaaaactgagggaaACAGACAATAATACTATCTTTAGAGGTCCTTCAACATGGGAAAATCATTATTCTTTATGAGAATGTATGCTTAATATCACATGGAgaactttgttttatttcagttccCCAAAAGCCTCACTTCCAGACTGAAGGGTCCCTGCCCTCAGCTGGCTTTgattgataataaaaaaatgctATTCAGCCATTGGCAAGGTGGGGAGATGGGGTGGGACTTTTAGATTGCTTTGGCAAGACACCGAGAGGGTTGGTGGAGAGAGAATCATCATGACTAAGAGGGAGAAGGATCAGCTTTAAGAGCTACAAGAGGAAAACCATCCAGCAATGTAGGTGGAAAGAGATTTGGGCCTTATGGGGGCTGGGAGAGGGGCTCCTCAGAAGGTAACAGGGTAGCAGAAATGTAGATTATAAAAggtgttaactcaggaataccagAGGGGAGTGTATGCTAGCCatggggaggtttagaagtgctgAGCCACTGaactagtcaaggcatatcaaaattaactagtcaaagtgagtgagtgtgtgtgtgtgtgtggtcattcatttgtgaatccagagaACTCTTGGGTTGGTGGCTGGAAGCACAACCTGCTGGGAGCCAAAGTGCTCCCACCACTACAGAGAACCTGCAGTAGAAGGCCTTAGCTCTTACTTTCCCTGACAGCATAAAATTCACCAGAACTTGTTCATGCTATGACAAAAGCCCATGGGATACTAAGTGTTCAGTCACCTGCACGACACAGTAATCAAACTACATATTCAGGGCAAATGGTTTCtaagaattagaaaaaagaaGGGGATCTTTTCTTCAGTGACGAATAACCACTTACCTGCTATGAGGACAGAGGCtgtgtatttatatttgttgAATTCCAAATACTCcctaattaattcattaattagaAGGTTCTCATGAGACAATGATGGTCGGGGTTCACGCTCATCATCCAGGGCATTGAAAACTTCAGCGCGGATCCTTGCTTTTAAGTGTCCTAACACGCCCCTTTTTTCCAAAGTGTCCTTTAAAACTGttaaatagatataaatacaAATGCTTCTGTTATAGTGTAAGTGTTGACATTTCAGGTATGTTTTAAAGGATAATGTTTAAAAGGAGAAAGATACAAATACAGCTCTTGATTCAAAGAGACAAGCTGAACAATGACATCAGTAATGATCCAAGCAGTATGTGTGCAAACACGGGTCTACCAATGCAGTATCTTCAGTTAGGGACTATAGTTTGATGGGAGAAAAGGATGAACACAATGACAGCTCACGCCAGAATCTCCCACGTGGATTCAGGCTGATTACAGAAAACCACCTGCCCTCCACAAACGAGCGAACGTGTCATTATCATTGTTAATGCACACAACTCTGGAGATCCatagctttttgttttcttttttttttcttttttctttttttttttttttcttttttctttttgagacaaagtctctctatgtagctgtggctgtcctggaacttactatgtataccaagctggcctcaaacttacagagatccacctgcctctatctcctaagtGCAACCTAGCTGAATGGTAGCACATTCCTATAATCCCATGCTTGGCAGGCTGAAAAGTCAGACCAGCTTGGGCCTCATACCTAGGCTGTAATCCAAGTAAAGCTATGATACACTTTAAACTTCTTATGTAGGCTGAacatgaccctgaacttctgatccttctgcttctatctcACAAGTAGGTTGTGATGGAACTGTAAGTGTTAACTTCCACCCCCAATGCCTGTattgctggagactgaacccagggcctcatgcatgacAGGCAAGCTACATCCCTAGCTCAACATTAGGATTTTGAAATGTCCAACCTGGTCAGAAATTTAACACAAGGGGCTCAAGAGATGACTTAGTAAGGAATGCATAGTGTgcatattgttcttgcagaggacctcagtttgCTTCCTGGCACCTATGTGGACagtcacaaccagctgtaactccagaactccaggccctcttctggcctcctctatacacatgtgtgcacacacacacacacacacacacacacacacacacaccagctggggggtgggggagaggagagagagacacacaaaaataaatcttaaaaaaagaaatgtaatgaGACTCTAGAAGGGACTATATCACTGTTAACTTAAGGAGTCAGGAGTATGCATGTCAAATGTGCCCTTATGTCTTGAATAGGTACACTGTGACAAACATCAGAAGTTGAGCTAAGCCGGAACTGGTAGGGCaggccggtaggatttgctgaaggaggtagaggcaggaagatctggagttcaaggccaacctggtataCACAGttttttgccgggcggtggtggcgcacacctttgatcccagcacttgggaggcagaggcaggtggatttctgagttcaaggccagcctggtctacagagtgagttccaggacagccagggctacacagagaaaccctatcttgaaaaaccaatttaaaaaaaaaacaaaaaacaaaaaacctgagaTAATGAGCTTTGAGTACACGGACTTAGTACAGAAGATGGGCTTAGGCTGAGCTGTCATCATCCCTTAACAGTAACATGGACCCTTCCTTTTTCAGATAGTCTTTTGTGGCTAAACAAcaattttagaaaatcaacataggagctggagagatggctcagtggttaagagcactgactgctcttccagaggtcctgagttcaatttctagcaaccacatggtggctcacaaccatctgtaatggatgccctcttctggtgtgtcttaagagagcaatggtgtaatcatatatattaaataaatctttaaaaaaagagagagagaaaaaagaaaatcaacatgCCTAGAATACAGTAAGAGCTCACTAAATGTAACATTTATAATATAGTACCTTACATTATTCATGGAAAAAATGTAGTTTAACAGTGCACTTTGTTCTGCTAATGGCAAAAGCATTAACATGCCACAATAATTAAAATCCAGAAAGCAGCTTAGATACATTTAGGTACGTACAGCAAAGTTTCTAATCTTTGGATCTTTGGTAAATAACAATAATCCTTGGCCATGTGATTAAGAATATACACCTTTAGACTTGTCATTTTTCTTATCCTTTATTTCTAAAGCATTCCTTCAACCTTTCTACAGGTAGACTAGTTGTCAACCATTATAGTTTGTAACAGGTCCATAAAAGGAAAGCTTTATCATACTTAGGATCATAACACAACCCCTGTTCTCTAGTTCCATCTTTGGAAATTAAGGGAGAGAGTCTTTTCTACTGGCGAGCATCCTGTCCCAATTACTCTGAAGTACACACAGTACAGCCTCAAACTTAGCAGAAAATGAAAAGTAATGAAGTTGGAATTGGGAAATGTAGCATGTCCTTCATACTCGGTGGCAGATTCCTAACCCGTGCCTCAGTTGCCTTCTCCGAGGTAATGAACTCCACCTCTCAGAGAAAGATCAGATGAAATGGAAGAGTGTTTTAAGCCAGTAAAAGCCCATAAAATGTAAGCTCATTGATTAGAAACaagtttttattacttttctcttGGACACAAAGCATATCAAGAACCAGAGAATGCAGAAAAACATATATAAGGAGGTCCCCTTAAATTTGTAAGGATAACCCCTGGGCTCTTTATCATTTTCCTGCTTATAATGTCTTATAAGTCTTATGCTTATAATGCTGTTATTATAAAAACGTCTTCTTCAGGAATTGGTCTTAACCCGACATATTTTCCGTAGAATTTATCTTAAAATCCTATGAAAAGTTTATACAATACACATGTACTATGTATACTCCCACCCCCAGAAGAGCTCAATGACTCCTATGAAGTCCCTCCTGGGGACTATAGTAAGTCTGCTTTTGGAATGCTCACCAGCACAGTGTCCCCAATACATATGCAGTCAATAGTTACTAAATCTTAGTCTCCAAACTATTCTACTTGGTCCTCTCCAAATTTCCATTACCATTGGCTTAGACTCTGAATTCTTTGAAACTCAGAACTGGTTTTATTCTACGAAAAGCAGAATGGCATGACTGAAATCCGGTGCACCTTATGAGGTTTCCACACGAATCTATTTCTATCTAAATTACCGTGGATAATTacctctcagcacctcatgtaTGAAACGGACACAGCGTTGTTACACAGAATCAAGTCCTGTTGGGTGAGTTGTGAAGTATCAGATACTTAACGTTAACTCCAATTACGACTCAAACATTAACTCTAATTACTATTCAGAGTCAACAGTATACACGTTATTGATGTCTACTCCGTGTTTTTGtagtcctggggatggaacctgcATGTACCCTGCACACAACCAACCATTTTAGAAAAACTCTTCCGAAAAATCCTGAAGAGCCGCCAGGATGGACAACTCTGTCTCAGGTTTCTCCCAAAGGACAAGGAGGACCTATCCACAAGCTGTCGTCCCAGCTGAGCTAGCCGCGCAAATCATTGAGAAGTGTGTCTGTCACAAAATCGCGGCTGTGGTGTTGTCACGGTCAGCTCGGAACGCAGGCCTTTGGGCGCTATCGGCTCAGCAGGGTTCTAAGAGATGCCCAGAGGTCCTGAGGGGACAACTCACCAGTCCCTTCCTCCAGCTCCAAGGCCGGCCCTAACACAGCGCATGCGCAGTGGCCGCTCCCGGCGGTTCCCGCCACCCTAATACGATCCCGGAAAAAGACGAGCCGGCGTCCCGCGCGCTCTTCTTCCGTCCCATCCCTATCACATACGGAAGGCCCGACGCTTTGCGCTGGCGAGCATCCCCTCAAGGCACTCACCAGCTTTCAGCTCAGTAACAGTCGCCATTTTTCAACGGCCGCCGGTACCACGCCTCTCAGGTGCCTACGCGCGGCTGGGCGGCGCGGTCTCCAACCAATAGGAGTGCTGCTCTTCCCGGGCTGCAGGACGCGTCCGTGCCGGCGCTCCGGTGATTGGCGAGCCGCCACAAGAGACTCCACCAATCAGCGAGCTAGTGGGGCGGGCTATGATGCAGGAAAGAGCGTGGAGCCGGAGCCAAATCTGTGCCCCACCGGTTTGCCTGTTGTTGCCGCTGAAGTCCTAGAGGTCAAGGAGCTGGCTGCTCACTGCTTTGTGGGTGGTACCGCGTACTCAGCACGAGTCCCAGACTCAATCCAGCGTCAGGATTACCTGGAAAACTGGTTAGAACAGGCTGCTCTGACCCACCCTTGAGTCTTTCAGAGGCGAGGACCAAGAGTTGGTTTTTCTGTCAAGTTCCGGAATGCGGTGAATGGATGCTGATAGTTTGAGAAATACCACCTTCAAAATCATCTTACACGGCACCCACTCTAAGGTGAACACTAGCAAGTCTTTCCACGCCTCAGGTCAATGATACCCGTTTCATAGTGGAGGAACTTGAGTTTTCTAAAGGAAGATGACGGCGAATGGTGGAGGAGGTGATAACCTTAAACTCAGGCCAGTGTCTCTTCAAAGCTTGCTCTCTACACTAGGGTTAACACCGAGTACATTTGGAGTCCTCAAGTTATTTGTGGAAATAGCTGATAAAAGATTAAGAGAGAACATGGGAATAATACATTTAAAACGTTGTGAGGCAGTATACTGGCAGTTGGCTCTCCAGGGAGGCTAAGACACTGGGCCCTTAAATTCTGGACAGCCCAATAGTAAAAGTCTATGAGTGGATGCCAGTGAGCATATTTTCTGAGGAAGTGAACtgtaagaaatagaaaatacagacttttttttaaaatctgggtttttgttgtttgttttgttttttgcctcttGTAGTCCATGCTGTCTGAGCATTaactctgtagctcaggttggcacTGAACAACAGTCTTACTGCCTCAGTTTCGAAGTGATAAGTGCCCCCATACTGGTactacttggttttgttttgagatttgccTCAGGAAGATAGATGTGTGTTCTTCCTAAGGTTAgcaatgtttgttttttaagattttttttctgaagtgcaTAGGGTGGCTTTGAGTTAGCCCTCCTTTCTttagcctcccaggtgctgtaaTGACAGGGATGTATCACCAAACCTGCCTCCTGAGATGTTTCTTAAAGTGGGTAGCAATTTTAAAGTTTGAAATCCAtgtagagaaatggctcagtgagtaaagttcTTGCTACGTAAGTGTGAAGACCTGGGTAACCTTAGAAACCTGTTCTGTAACCTTAGCGGTCTCATTCAGTTAGGTTTTCCTATTTTGTGAAACCATGGTGCCTGAATACTTGGTCAGAAAATTGCTCACCAAAAATAGATCATAGCAGTCATCTCAAATTTTCCCTTAAAAGAATGGTTTTCCTGGACCTTTTATTCTGTGTGCTGACAAGAGGGTTGCTTGAGTCAGGAGCAATCACAGTGGAGTTTGCTGTGGACATGATATGATTATCACCATCATGAAGCAGAGTACTATGGTGATTTACAGAAGACTGCAGCCATGGCAACAACATAAACAGTTATACCTGCCCCAGATACAGTGAATCTTGGAAATTCACTTGGAAAGgctaaaaaaaaatgacagaggaGTGGGACTTTGCAGTGGCGTAACTGCTTTGGATCacccatattcttttttttagccctggctgtcctggaactcactctgtagaccaggctggcctcaaactcagaaatctacctgcctctgcctcccaagtgctgggattaaaggcgtatgccaccaccgcccagcagatCACCCACATTCTTATGAGGAATCTTAAACTCATCTACTCACCAAACTGGACTCAATAAAATCTTTCTTTGGTCTTCTTCACTATTTTggatgaataatttttttttttacacctcCTTAGGAAAGTCACACAACAGTAACATACAGGTTACtaactctttaaaaagaatttaaaaataaaacatttattccCATTGAACactgttggtgaggatgtggcaGGCAGACAGTGCTGGTGCCAACTGGTAAGTAAACATATTGGCACCACCACTTTCTCACCctttaatttatttgttcttgttttcaatGTATCTTATTAACAGCTAATAGAAAATGACGTATCTATAAGAATATTACACAGGATCAGAAAGATTCAAatagtctggagagatggctcggtggttaagagcactgactgctcttccaaaggtccagagttcaattcccagcaaccacatggctcacaaccatctgtaatgggacctgataccctcttctgctgtgtctgaagacagctacactgtaatcatcatatacataaaataaattaaaaaaaaaaatcaaataaaagcaaCTGATGGGACTGTTGAAAAGGCTCATGTGTGTGTaatggtgcttgccaccaagcctgacaacctgagcttggACTCTGGATTCCACCCATATGGTGGATTCTCAAATGCTGTTCTTTTACTTCCATATGCACTATGTGACATAGGCACTTGCCTCCCCCTCAGAATAAATGTCAATGAAGAAAGACTAACAATCCTAAGTGTTGTCCAGGATACTATGTGAGTGGCATGATAGGGTTGTTACTTTGGAACACAGCTCTGCAAATGCTTATCAGTCATGTATTTCTGATGCTATAATCCCAGTCCTAGGAGTTTATCCAAGACCAGTGAAAACATGTCCATGTAAAAGCCTGTATACAACGAATGATGGCATATTTAGTAACAATTGCCCCAGCTTGGAAACAGCCTAATGTCTTACAACTGCTGAACAGATAAATGAACCATGATGTGTCCCATAGGGTACTGATGATGAAAAGGAGCTGAGATTGTGAAACAtgatgcacaaacacatatgttcAGTGGAAGAAGCTAGGTTCAAACAACTGCATTCTGTGTGGTATTTAAGAAAAGTCACACCACAGAAGCCATCAGCAATCACCAGCTGTTCAAGATTAGCGTTTCCGAATTCTCTAGGGAATTCTGTGGGGAGTGATAAGTCTGCTCCCTGTCTTTAACATACTTAAACCATCAAATATGCTTACTGGAATCAATGAGCTGGAGACTTAAAAGGGTGATCTTTACCTCAGTcaacttgagtttttaaaaaatactgaatgctaaagttgtgaaacaGACTTAtgctctcagtgctcaggaagtCGAGATGGGAGGATCATGAAATAgggagagtctgtctcaaaaagcaaaacaaaacttccaGATATATCAATATCAGCACAGGGACTGGGTTAGTGAATTATGCTAAACCACATCAGAAGTATCTTctttgccaaggaccagcctcagcttggagaggggttctgagagaaggggtgtctgggagcagcaAAAAGAGcaactcaaagtcaaatcatggATCAAAGCTGAAGACCTGTGTGCTGCTTGATACAGCGTTTCAGTCTGCTTCAgctttctctctggagatctCTCTGTCTATATTCTCCTCGACTGCTATTCTAAGAGATCTCTCTGTCCATATCCtggttgctctgtgtgtgtgtgtgtgtgtgtgtgtgtgtgtgtgtgtgtgtgttctccaagCAGTTGTCTCTGTCCTAAAAGAATCTCTAGATAGTGCATCTCCTGCAGAACAcaggtccagtcttttattttacatatcaatccagtcatttactccaggtttccttttgattatcttatcAGCATTCTGTgaccccagccctttgattcttaggagacagcaatcTTACTTTTTTCCCCTTAACTTTGCAAGAGGATCCagaggtctgtctgtctttgttaagCAGAGACGATAAGCTAATTGggtgggaccctgccctgaaattacaTTTCTACCATGCCTGAGCCTaactttgttctggcctaagctGACCCTGAACTCGGGAATCTTTCAGCATTtgtatctgcctatctttgtttcttcttgatAAGCTGGCTCCTAGTGTAGCTAtatctgttcctttagattcgtGAAGCCCCtctataattcatattgcatctttattttttgcatagttaagaaattatatatttttggattcatgtatttagagctctttcccAGATCTTTAAGGGTTGTCCTgaagcatttaccattttgccaAGACATTGCCACACCTTGACTCTTAGACTTGTGCTGTTTTTAATTATCATGGAGTtattaacagggaggacattcttcCAAAGGAATGAGTCCTTCACTGCTAGTAGGTTCAGagaatatgtacattattacacaaacaagccttatgcccacagcagccatcaACACTCATGGAGGCTCACACCAGGGTCCTGTTCCAGGGTCAGGAACCATGTCAGTCTGTCACTACCAAGGCCCTCGCTGGGCTGGGCACTTCTTCATAGAAGAATCTCTGAACACTTATCACCACCAAGATGCAAGCACAAGAGTTGTGAAAGGTGCCACATGTTTAACACAGGAGATAACAAAGTATTTATTTGCTTGAATATGCACTGGCTTCTTCTGAAAATATACATAGGAAAACATAAGAACTTGttccaggggctggggagatggctcagtggttaagagcactgactgctcttccagaggtcctgaggtcctgagttcaattcccagaaaccacatggtggctcacaaccatctgcaattagatctgacgccctcttctggcttgcctgaagacaactatagtgtactcatatatgtaaaataaataaataaaaatcttaaaaaagaagaaagaagaagaagaggaagaggaagaagaagaacttGTTCCAGAGGAGGACTGAGTGATTAAGGGTCAATTGTCAGAATAGAGTTACTTGGTCCACAGacacattttcatttccttggGTTGTAGGGATGAGTTTTCTTGTATCTCAagatctcaggctggcctgaaacttactatgtagctgaggatgaccttgaacttctgctcttgCTCCCATTCCCCAGTGTTGagttgatttatatttttaaaaattagtatttatatgtgtgcacatgatgtgagtggttctcaaccttcctaatgctgtgaccctttaatacagttcatcatgTGGTGAAtacagccataaaattatttagttgctacttcataactgtaattttactactgttatgaatcataatgtaaatatctgagctGCGGGATATGATATTGTGACCCCCAAAAGGGTTGTAACGCACAGTGTGAGAACCACTGGTATGCCATGGTGAACATGtggggatcagaggacaactttgtggcgTCAGTTGTCTTCTTCCACCTTTACGTAAGTTCTGGGGATCACACTCAGATCTCTAGGGGTATGTACCAactgcctttaccttctgagccatgaCTGACATTTTAAACTAATCACCTGCACTATCTTGATAGAGAGCTAGCAGGAGGTGCCATGAAACAAtgtgttgaggttttgtcttttgctAGCTATTGCAATGCTAAGTGCGGGCCCCCAAGACCTGGGGTCTGCACATAGTCCATGTGACCCTGTCCCcaaattatttctgattggtaacaAATatgccaatagctgggcagaagagacatgaTGGGGGGTTAGGTTTTGAGggcttggaggagaggaggaccccaaggaagaagaaggtgaaagagaagagaaaggagaagtcaccATGGGTTAAGGCtgctaagagcagcccagatggaacatagtaaatagtaagtaataactcggggtataggaaagtagattctaacagcatggagggcagGAGCTGC
The nucleotide sequence above comes from Arvicanthis niloticus isolate mArvNil1 chromosome 6, mArvNil1.pat.X, whole genome shotgun sequence. Encoded proteins:
- the Cep20 gene encoding centrosomal protein 20 isoform X3, whose product is MATVTELKAVLKDTLEKRGVLGHLKARIRAEVFNALDDEREPRPSLSHENLLINELIREYLEFNKYKYTASVLIAAHFLRGSPDGVQNVLLSESTLHPANKHPSWRPSRRSDDDHPEEEHGTKTHD
- the Cep20 gene encoding centrosomal protein 20 isoform X2, with the protein product MATVTELKAVLKDTLEKRGVLGHLKARIRAEVFNALDDEREPRPSLSHENLLINELIREYLEFNKYKYTASVLIAESGQPVVPLDRQFLIRELNAFEESKDNSIPLLAWFSRWSPECASVRVNIAPCKQASQLEAQQKIRR
- the Cep20 gene encoding centrosomal protein 20 isoform X4 is translated as MATVTELKAVLKDTLEKRGVLGHLKARIRAEVFNALDDEREPRPSLSHENLLINELIREYLEFNKYKYTASVLIAESGQPVVPLDRQFLIRELNAFEESKDNSM
- the Cep20 gene encoding centrosomal protein 20 isoform X5; protein product: MATVTELKAVLKDTLEKRGVLGHLKARIRAEVFNALDDEREPRPSLSHENLLINELIREYLEFNKYKYTASVLIADDHPEEEHGTKTHD